The following are encoded together in the Rhizobium tumorigenes genome:
- a CDS encoding GNAT family N-acetyltransferase: protein MIHIRNAHEGETEILTNIGLRAWQRAMAAIGDSDVMMDGARDSFSNFARDSWLTITVVENHGIACGWAAREKLDENITDFWIDPDELRQGLGSALLAQIESDIAAQGFDTAALQTHSGNAEAIGFFKAHGYTVHWLSVVYSPSLDRDLPTVGLSKSLLPPDDDFYGRGF from the coding sequence ATGATTCACATTCGCAATGCCCATGAAGGCGAGACAGAGATCCTGACCAACATCGGGCTTCGCGCCTGGCAAAGGGCGATGGCGGCGATTGGTGACAGCGACGTCATGATGGACGGCGCCAGGGACTCCTTCTCGAATTTTGCACGCGACTCGTGGCTGACGATCACCGTTGTCGAAAATCATGGGATTGCCTGCGGCTGGGCGGCGCGCGAAAAGCTGGACGAGAACATCACGGATTTTTGGATCGACCCCGACGAACTCCGGCAGGGACTGGGTTCGGCCCTGCTGGCGCAGATCGAGAGTGACATTGCCGCCCAGGGCTTCGATACCGCAGCGCTGCAGACCCACTCCGGCAATGCCGAGGCTATCGGCTTCTTCAAGGCGCATGGTTATACCGTCCACTGGCTGTCCGTCGTCTATTCGCCCTCGCTCGACCGGGATCTGCCGACGGTCGGCCTGTCGAAATCGCTGCTTCCGCCGGACGACGACTTTTACGGCCGCGGCTTCTGA
- a CDS encoding DUF1810 domain-containing protein, producing MTASTDPHDLDRFVDAQAGIYEQALRELMAGAKRSHWMWFVFPQIAGLGASSMAQRYAIRSREEASAYLAHPLLGKRLRDCVQAMLSAGGMADGGRSARAILGSPDDLKFRSSMTLFAAISEREELFQQALDRFYEGIPDERTLALMRG from the coding sequence ATGACCGCTTCGACCGACCCCCATGACCTCGACAGGTTTGTCGATGCGCAGGCTGGCATATACGAACAGGCGCTGCGGGAACTCATGGCCGGTGCCAAGCGCTCGCACTGGATGTGGTTCGTGTTTCCGCAGATCGCCGGGCTCGGCGCATCATCGATGGCGCAGCGATACGCGATCCGCTCCAGGGAGGAAGCATCGGCCTACCTCGCCCACCCTCTGCTCGGGAAGCGGCTGAGGGACTGCGTGCAGGCAATGCTCTCTGCCGGAGGTATGGCAGACGGCGGGCGCTCCGCCCGCGCCATCCTCGGTTCTCCCGACGATCTCAAATTCCGATCGAGCATGACGCTCTTTGCAGCCATCAGCGAGCGCGAAGAGCTTTTCCAGCAGGCACTCGATCGCTTCTACGAGGGTATCCCTGACGAACGGACGCTGGCGCTCATGAGAGGCTGA
- the gatB gene encoding Asp-tRNA(Asn)/Glu-tRNA(Gln) amidotransferase subunit GatB, with protein sequence MTLVDVRTPDPKRFIPGATGDWEVVIGMEVHAQVLSKSKLFSGASTEFGKPANSNVSLVDAAMPGMLPVINEECVAQAVRTGLGLKAQINKRSLFDRKNYFYPDLPQGYQISQFKDPIVGEGQIVISLGPDRQGQFEDIEIGIERLHLEQDAGKSMHDQHATMSYVDLNRSGVALMEIVSKPDMRSSDEAKAYMTKLRSIVRYLGTCDGNMDEGSMRADVNVSVRKPGGDFGTRCEIKNVNSIRFIGQAIEYEARRQIAILEDGGSIDQETRLFDPAKGETRSMRSKEDAHDYRYFPDPDLLPLEFDDAFIAALAKDLPELPDAKKERFVRELGLSVYDASVLVSEKAIADYYETLAAGRDGKMAANWVINDLLGALNRTGKSIEETPVSATQLGGILDLIKSEAISGKIAKDVFEIILTEGGDPAEIVESRGMRQVTDTGAIEKAVDEIIAANPDQVAKVLAKPTLAGWFVGQVMKSTGGKANPQAVQALVKAKLGIIEE encoded by the coding sequence ATGACCCTTGTCGACGTCCGCACGCCCGATCCGAAACGCTTCATTCCCGGCGCCACAGGCGACTGGGAAGTGGTCATCGGCATGGAGGTGCATGCGCAGGTCCTCTCCAAGTCCAAGCTGTTCTCCGGCGCCTCGACCGAGTTCGGCAAACCGGCCAATTCCAACGTCTCGCTGGTCGATGCGGCCATGCCCGGCATGCTCCCCGTGATCAACGAGGAATGCGTCGCGCAGGCGGTGCGTACCGGTCTCGGCCTGAAGGCGCAGATCAACAAGCGCTCGCTGTTCGACCGCAAGAACTATTTCTACCCCGACCTGCCGCAGGGCTACCAGATCTCGCAGTTCAAGGACCCGATCGTTGGCGAGGGCCAGATCGTCATCTCGCTCGGTCCCGATCGCCAAGGTCAGTTCGAGGATATCGAGATCGGAATCGAGCGTCTGCACCTCGAGCAGGATGCCGGCAAGTCGATGCACGACCAGCACGCCACCATGTCCTATGTGGATCTCAACCGCTCCGGCGTGGCGCTGATGGAGATCGTCTCCAAGCCCGACATGCGCTCGTCCGACGAAGCCAAGGCCTATATGACCAAGCTGCGCTCGATCGTGCGCTATCTCGGCACCTGCGACGGCAACATGGACGAGGGCTCGATGCGCGCCGACGTCAACGTTTCCGTGCGCAAGCCCGGCGGCGATTTCGGCACGCGCTGCGAGATCAAGAACGTCAACTCGATCCGCTTCATCGGTCAGGCCATCGAATACGAAGCCCGCCGCCAGATCGCCATTCTGGAAGACGGCGGCTCCATCGACCAGGAAACCCGCTTGTTCGATCCGGCCAAGGGTGAGACCCGCTCGATGCGCTCCAAGGAAGACGCGCACGACTACCGCTATTTCCCCGATCCGGACCTTTTGCCGCTGGAATTCGACGATGCCTTCATCGCTGCACTCGCTAAGGATCTGCCGGAGTTGCCGGATGCCAAGAAGGAGCGCTTCGTGCGCGAACTCGGCCTCTCCGTCTACGACGCGTCGGTGTTGGTGTCCGAGAAGGCGATTGCCGATTATTATGAGACACTGGCCGCTGGCCGCGATGGCAAGATGGCCGCAAACTGGGTCATCAACGACTTGTTGGGCGCCTTGAACAGAACCGGCAAAAGCATTGAAGAGACTCCGGTTTCAGCAACCCAGCTTGGCGGTATTCTCGACCTGATCAAGTCCGAGGCCATCTCCGGCAAGATTGCCAAGGATGTCTTCGAGATCATCCTCACCGAGGGTGGCGATCCGGCCGAGATCGTCGAGAGCCGCGGCATGCGCCAGGTGACAGATACCGGCGCCATTGAAAAGGCGGTCGATGAGATCATCGCTGCCAATCCGGATCAGGTCGCCAAGGTTCTGGCCAAGCCGACACTCGCCGGCTGGTTCGTCGGCCAGGTGATGAAGTCGACCGGCGGCAAGGCAAACCCGCAGGCCGTGCAGGCTCTGGTCAAGGCCAAGCTCGGCATCATTGAGGAGTAG
- a CDS encoding GNAT family N-acetyltransferase, whose translation MYFVRTASARDLDKVRALLNETWHATYDNLYGAAKVEEIHASWHSAAALKTRLEKKDSEFVVADDGKELGGMGYAALSEETAKVAVLHMLYVRPSAQRQGVGRDLFAELETCFPDADRMRVEVEPENAQAIAFYQSLGFDEVGRNKNDGPKQSGLPTLVFERALTSH comes from the coding sequence ATGTACTTTGTCCGCACCGCCAGCGCCCGCGACCTCGACAAAGTCCGCGCGCTGCTGAACGAGACCTGGCATGCGACCTACGACAATCTCTACGGCGCAGCCAAGGTCGAGGAGATCCATGCGTCCTGGCATTCGGCTGCAGCGCTGAAAACACGCCTGGAGAAGAAGGATTCCGAGTTTGTCGTCGCCGACGACGGCAAGGAGCTCGGCGGCATGGGCTATGCGGCTCTCTCCGAGGAGACGGCCAAGGTCGCCGTGCTGCACATGCTCTACGTCCGGCCTTCGGCGCAGCGCCAAGGTGTCGGCCGCGATCTCTTCGCAGAGCTCGAGACCTGTTTTCCCGATGCCGACCGGATGCGTGTCGAGGTGGAGCCGGAAAATGCACAAGCCATTGCCTTCTACCAGAGCCTCGGCTTCGATGAAGTCGGTCGGAACAAGAATGATGGGCCGAAGCAATCCGGCTTGCCAACACTGGTGTTCGAGCGCGCCTTGACCAGCCACTGA
- a CDS encoding GNAT family N-acetyltransferase, with protein sequence MTSLTIREAREADLPALIALFADDPLGGHGDTLDAEAFPAYLEAFRTIAASSDQTLYVAERNGEVVGTFETMFTTSLTGRGGSAMIIEAVQTRDDMRGQGIGAAMIDHCIADAKRRGARVVQLTSNATRKDAHRFYERLGFKPSHLGFKMALK encoded by the coding sequence ATGACCAGCCTGACCATCCGCGAAGCGCGCGAGGCAGACCTTCCCGCCCTGATCGCGCTGTTTGCGGACGACCCGCTCGGCGGCCACGGCGACACGCTGGATGCGGAAGCGTTCCCGGCCTATCTCGAAGCCTTCCGGACAATCGCAGCCTCGTCCGACCAGACCCTCTATGTCGCGGAGCGCAACGGCGAAGTCGTCGGCACCTTCGAGACCATGTTCACCACATCGCTCACGGGCCGGGGCGGGTCGGCAATGATCATCGAGGCGGTGCAGACGCGCGACGACATGCGCGGGCAGGGGATCGGTGCCGCGATGATCGACCATTGTATCGCGGACGCAAAGCGTCGTGGCGCGAGAGTGGTGCAGCTGACATCCAACGCGACCCGCAAGGATGCCCATCGCTTCTACGAGCGGCTGGGCTTCAAGCCGAGCCATCTGGGCTTCAAGATGGCGCTGAAATGA